From one Butyricimonas faecihominis genomic stretch:
- a CDS encoding alpha/beta hydrolase, with amino-acid sequence MSIKTIVVTGMLLLAGTIVSGQTSTNQVKEKNMEKLELVKEWDKVFPQSSKVVHEKVTFRNRYGITLAADMYIPQNVEGKLAAIAVSGPFGAVKEQSSGLYAQTLAERGFLTIAFDPSYTGESGGQPRYVASPDINTEDFSAAVDFLSTRDDVDPERIGILGICGWGGMALNAAAMDTRIKATVTSTMYDMSRVNANGYFDAMDADQRYELRRQLNAQRTLDAKNGTYELAGGVVDPLPDDAPQFVKDYYAYYKTPRGYHKRSLNSNNGWNKTSSLSFINMPLLAYSDEIRNAVLMIHGEKAHSRYFSEDAFKKLKGDNKELLIIPGASHVDLYDNQANVIPFDKIESFFREYLK; translated from the coding sequence ATGAGTATAAAGACAATTGTAGTAACAGGAATGTTGCTCCTTGCCGGAACAATCGTAAGCGGCCAAACAAGTACAAATCAAGTAAAAGAGAAGAATATGGAAAAGTTAGAATTAGTGAAAGAATGGGATAAGGTATTTCCACAGAGCAGCAAGGTAGTTCACGAGAAAGTGACATTCCGTAATCGGTACGGTATCACGCTTGCCGCGGATATGTATATCCCCCAAAATGTGGAGGGGAAATTGGCAGCCATTGCGGTGAGCGGTCCTTTCGGGGCTGTCAAGGAACAATCGTCCGGGCTTTACGCGCAAACGCTGGCGGAACGTGGTTTTCTGACGATCGCTTTCGATCCTTCTTACACGGGTGAAAGTGGAGGCCAACCCCGGTACGTGGCCTCGCCGGACATTAACACGGAAGACTTCAGTGCTGCCGTTGATTTTCTTTCGACTCGCGATGATGTTGATCCTGAACGTATTGGAATTTTAGGTATTTGCGGGTGGGGTGGTATGGCTCTTAACGCTGCCGCGATGGATACGCGTATTAAAGCTACGGTTACTTCCACGATGTATGACATGAGTCGCGTGAATGCCAACGGGTATTTTGACGCGATGGATGCCGACCAACGGTATGAGCTTCGTCGGCAACTCAATGCCCAGCGTACACTTGATGCCAAGAATGGCACGTATGAACTAGCCGGGGGAGTGGTCGATCCATTACCGGATGATGCCCCGCAGTTCGTGAAGGATTATTACGCTTACTACAAAACGCCGCGTGGTTACCACAAACGTTCACTTAATTCCAATAATGGCTGGAATAAGACATCGTCACTTTCATTTATTAATATGCCCTTGTTGGCTTACAGCGATGAAATACGGAATGCCGTGCTTATGATTCATGGTGAAAAGGCTCATTCTCGCTATTTTAGTGAAGATGCATTCAAAAAATTGAAAGGTGACAACAAGGAACTTTTGATTATTCCCGGTGCAAGCCACGTGGATTTGTACGATAATCAGGCAAATGTTATTCCTTTTGACAAGATAGAATCTTTCTTTCGTGAATATTTGAAATAA